A genomic stretch from Ammospiza nelsoni isolate bAmmNel1 chromosome 32, bAmmNel1.pri, whole genome shotgun sequence includes:
- the LOC132085875 gene encoding keratin, type II cytoskeletal 6A-like, which yields MSRISFRSSTGGGMRGFSSGSAIVGGGGTRSSFSSVSVSRVGGGRAGGGGGFGAGGGFGSRSLYNLGGSKRISYSSVGGGLRSGAGGGYGFGLGYGGGAGAGFGLGGAGGGGSYGLGSGFGLGGPGFGGRGGPGFPVCPPGGIHEVTVNQSLLAPLKLDIDPEIQKVRTHEREQIKTLNNKFASFIDKVRFLEQQNKVLETKWTLLQEQGHTVTRKSLEPIFEAYINNLRRQLDSLVGERGRLDSELRSMQDMVEDFKNKYEDEINRRTGAENEFVVLKKDVDGAYMNKVELQGKADALAEEINFLRALYEAELSQMQQQVSDTSVVLSMDNNRNLDLNSIIAEVKAQYEDIANRSRAEAEAWYQNKYEELQVSAGRHGDDLRNTKIEISEINRMVQRLRNEIDSVKKQCANLQAAIAEAEERGEMALKDAKAKLTELEDALQKAKADLARQLREYQELMNVKLALDIEIATYRKLLEGEESRLAGEGVGAVSVSVVSSSSGMGYGGGSCLGMGGGLGMGGGGGGSYTISSSGFGGGSGGFGGSGGFGGGLSYGGGSSFSSGSSRGVSSSTGGSVRIVSKTTTSKKTIR from the exons ATGAGCCGTATTTCTTTCAGATCATCTACTGGAGGGGGCATGAGGGGCTTTAGCTCAGGCTCTGCTATCGTAGGAGGTGGTGGGACCAGAAGCAGTTTTagctctgtctctgtctccagagttggaggaggaagagctggaggTGGAGGAGGCTTTGGAGCTGGCGGTGGCTTCGGCAGCAGAAGTCTCTATAACTTGGGTGGAAGCAAAAGAATTTCCTACAGCTCGGTTGGTGGAGGTCTACGGAGCGGAGCCGGGGGCGGATACGGCTTCGGTCTTGGCTATGGTGGCGGAGCAGGCGCTGGCTTTGGCTTAGGAGGAGCCGGTGGTGGTGGTAGCTATGGGCTGGGAAGTggatttgggctgggagggcccGGATTTGGTGGCCGAGGTGGCCCCGGGTTCCCCGTTTGCCCACCTGGTGGCATCCATGAAGTGACTGTCAACCAGAGCCTCCTGGCACCCCTCAAGCTGGATATCGATCCGGAAATCCAGAAAGTGCGAACACATGAGAGGGAGCAGATCAAGACCCTCAACAACAAATTTGCCTCCTTCATTGACAAG GTGCGCTTTTTGGAGCAGCAGAACAAGGTGCTGGAGACTAAGTGGACCCTCCTCCAAGAGCAGGGTCACACTGTCACCAGGAAGTCCCTGGAGCCCATTTTCGAAGCCTACATCAACAACCTCCGGCGGCAGCTCGACAGCCTGGTGGGAGAGAGGGGCCGGCTGGACTCCGAGCTCCGCAGCATGCAGGACATGGTGGAAGACTTCAAGAACAA ATATGAAGATGAGATCAACCGGCGCACAGGTGCTGAGAACGAGTTCGTGGTCCTCAAGAAG GATGTGGATGGTGCCTACATGAACAAGGTTGAGCTCCAGGGCAAGGCTGATGCGCTGGCAGAGGAAATCAACTTCCTGAGAGCTCTGTATGAGGCG gagctgtcccaGATGCAGCAGCAAGTGTCCGACACCTCCGTGGTTCTCTCCATGGACAACAACCGGAACCTAGACCTCAACAGCATCATCGCCGAGGTCAAGGCGCAGTACGAGGACATTGCCAACCGTAGCCGCGCCGAGGCCGAGGCTTGGTACCAGAACAAG TACGAGGAACTCCAGGTCTCTGCTGGGAGACATGGGGATGACCTGAGGAACACCAAGATTGAGATTTCAGAGATCAACCGGATGGTCCAGAGGCTGCGGAACGAGATCGACAGTGTGAAGAAACAG TGCGCCAATCTCCAAGCAGCCATTGCTGAGGCTGAGGAGCGCGGGGAGATGGCCCTCAAGGACGCCAAGGCCAAGCTGACCGAGCTGGAGGATGCCCTGCAGAAAGCCAAGGCTGACCTGGCCCGGCAGCTCCGGGAGTACCAGGAGCTCATGAACGTCAAGCTGGCCCTGGACATCGAGATTGCGACCTACAGGAAGCTGCTGGAGGGCGAGGAGAGCAG GCTGGCTGGAGAAGGAGTCGGAGCTGTCAGTGTCT CCGTGGTCAGCAGCTCCAGCGGGATGGGCTACGGCGGCGGCAGCTGCCTGGGCATGGGCGGGGGGCTCGGCatgggcggcggcggcggcggcagctaCACCATCAGCAGCAGCGGCTTCgggggcggcagcggcggcttcggcggcagcggcggcttCGGCGGGGGGCTCAGCTACGGCGggggcagctccttcagctccgGGAGCAGCCGGGGCGTCAGCTCCAGCACGGGAGGCAGCGTCAGGATCGTTTCCAAGACCACCACCAGCAAGAAGACCATCAGATAA